In the uncultured Methanobacterium sp. genome, one interval contains:
- a CDS encoding restriction endonuclease, whose amino-acid sequence MGIPDFQSIMLPLLKFASDKQEHSIREAIESLAQQFDLTEKDRKELLPSGMQPVFDNRVGWSRTSLKKAGLLESKKRGYFNITPEGLNVLNQNPPKIDIGFLMQFPGYVEFRTGRAKDPVKSKTPKEDFSPEETLEYSYQKLRDNIAQELIDNVKSCSPEFFEKLVVDLLLNMGYGGSRRDAGEAIGRSGDGGIDGIIKEDRLGLDTIYIQAKRWDSNVSRPEIQKFAGALQGKQSKKGVFITTSKFSKSANEYASIIDSKLVLIDGEQLAQLMIDYDIGVAKIKSYDLKSIDTDYFSEE is encoded by the coding sequence ATGGGAATTCCAGATTTTCAGAGTATTATGTTACCATTGTTAAAATTTGCATCGGATAAACAAGAGCATTCAATTAGGGAAGCAATTGAAAGTCTCGCTCAACAATTTGATTTAACTGAAAAGGATAGAAAGGAACTTTTACCAAGTGGGATGCAGCCCGTGTTTGATAATAGGGTTGGATGGTCAAGAACATCTCTTAAAAAGGCAGGTCTTCTTGAATCAAAGAAACGAGGGTATTTCAATATAACTCCGGAAGGGTTGAATGTTTTAAATCAAAATCCGCCAAAAATTGATATTGGTTTTTTAATGCAATTCCCAGGTTATGTTGAATTCAGAACAGGGAGAGCCAAAGATCCTGTCAAATCTAAAACTCCTAAAGAAGATTTCTCCCCTGAAGAAACATTAGAGTATAGTTATCAGAAATTAAGAGATAATATTGCTCAAGAATTGATAGATAATGTTAAATCTTGTTCTCCTGAGTTTTTTGAGAAACTTGTCGTAGACTTATTACTAAACATGGGGTATGGTGGCTCAAGAAGAGATGCAGGTGAAGCAATAGGTAGAAGTGGGGATGGTGGAATTGATGGTATTATCAAAGAGGATAGATTGGGTTTAGATACCATTTATATCCAAGCTAAAAGATGGGATAGTAACGTTTCCAGACCAGAAATACAGAAATTTGCAGGAGCTCTACAAGGAAAACAATCCAAAAAAGGAGTATTTATTACCACATCTAAATTTTCTAAAAGTGCTAATGAATATGCTTCTATAATTGATAGTAAGTTGGTATTGATTGATGGAGAACAGTTGGCACAGCTTATGATTGATTATGATATTGGAGTAGCTAAGATCAAATCTTATGATTTAAAAAGTATTGATACTGATTACTTCTCAGAGGAATAA
- the pcn gene encoding proliferating cell nuclear antigen (pcna) gives MFKLVLDDSNILKTSFKAISSIVDEVRIHADDEGLKIDALDKSHTTFIHLKLKIGLFDEYLCDAPVNINVETEELMKVLKRSVADDIVELGVDEDNLILSFIGEAERIFKIHLIDMEYTAPSPPEMRYPTEFEVPFDLLKNSIKDIDIVSDKIQLQVDDKKFIASAEGELSDAQIRYHHGEKIFGSVKSVFSLAKIKETLKADKFSDSALIKLGDDMPLNLTLKTVMGDGLLNFMIAPRIESEE, from the coding sequence ATGTTTAAATTAGTTTTAGACGATTCAAATATATTAAAAACAAGTTTCAAGGCCATATCATCAATTGTTGATGAAGTAAGGATACACGCAGATGATGAAGGATTAAAGATAGATGCTTTAGACAAAAGCCACACAACTTTTATTCATTTAAAGTTAAAAATAGGATTGTTTGATGAATATCTCTGTGATGCTCCTGTTAATATCAATGTTGAAACTGAAGAACTTATGAAAGTGTTGAAAAGGTCCGTGGCTGATGATATTGTAGAACTTGGTGTGGATGAAGATAATTTAATCCTTTCATTCATTGGTGAGGCTGAAAGGATATTTAAAATCCATCTTATTGATATGGAATACACAGCCCCTAGCCCTCCAGAAATGAGGTATCCAACAGAATTTGAAGTTCCTTTTGATCTTCTTAAAAATTCAATTAAAGATATTGACATTGTTTCTGATAAGATACAGCTCCAGGTGGATGATAAAAAATTCATAGCCTCTGCTGAGGGTGAATTAAGTGATGCTCAAATCAGATATCATCATGGGGAGAAAATATTCGGATCAGTTAAATCTGTTTTTTCTCTAGCCAAAATCAAGGAAACGTTGAAGGCCGATAAATTCTCCGATTCTGCTCTTATCAAATTAGGGGATGACATGCCCCTTAACCTCACTCTGAAAACAGTTATGGGTGATGGATTGTTGAATTTTATGATAGCTCCCCGTATTGAATCGGAGGAATGA